A window of the Candidatus Bathyarchaeota archaeon genome harbors these coding sequences:
- a CDS encoding fructose 1,6-bisphosphatase, with the protein MVVEIQMDWMSVLRNIAFEVRNVTLPFFGAKEARVPVRHGAGGHITEKIDAIAEDMIVRILRQLDEPCILVSEEAGTKKFGENPDTYIVVDPIDGTTNATRGIPFFATSLAISNVPRLSGVTHGLVMDLFSGATFCAEKGRGATLKGKQIKPSQASRVDEAVIGVDLSTPGYSSLRSLIPLLARIKYSRHLGANALELCYVAAGISDAFIDIRKKLRVTDVAAAHFILKEAGGVVVTPDGKTFDADLKPTQRVAFIAAANHLLLQDIQRHMKINL; encoded by the coding sequence ATGGTGGTTGAGATCCAGATGGACTGGATGTCTGTACTTCGAAACATTGCGTTTGAAGTTAGGAATGTGACTCTACCCTTTTTTGGTGCGAAAGAGGCTCGAGTACCAGTCAGGCATGGAGCTGGAGGGCATATTACAGAAAAAATTGATGCGATTGCCGAAGATATGATCGTTCGCATATTAAGACAGCTTGATGAGCCGTGCATTTTAGTTAGTGAAGAAGCCGGGACTAAGAAATTCGGCGAGAACCCAGATACATATATAGTTGTTGACCCAATTGACGGTACTACAAACGCTACACGAGGTATTCCATTTTTTGCTACTTCGCTTGCGATTTCTAATGTTCCCCGTCTTAGTGGAGTAACACACGGTCTTGTGATGGACCTATTTAGTGGAGCTACGTTTTGTGCCGAGAAGGGCCGTGGCGCGACCCTTAAGGGAAAGCAAATTAAACCTTCTCAGGCTAGTCGCGTCGACGAAGCTGTAATCGGCGTGGATCTTAGCACACCCGGATATAGTTCTCTTCGATCGCTAATCCCTTTATTGGCAAGAATAAAGTATTCTCGCCACTTAGGTGCTAATGCTCTGGAACTGTGTTATGTGGCAGCCGGCATCTCCGATGCTTTCATTGACATACGTAAAAAACTCCGCGTTACAGATGTTGCCGCTGCGCATTTTATCCTTAAAGAAGCTGGAGGAGTAGTAGTCACGCCTGATGGAAAAACCTTCGATGCGGATTTGAAGCCTACTCAGCGGGTGGCATTTATCGCTGCTGCTAATCACCTTCTTCTCCAGGACATACAAAGACATATGAAAATTAATCTTTAA
- a CDS encoding UPF0147 family protein, whose translation MGARKKRLEEYGERIKQALAVLGRVSEDTTTPRNIRRAAKDAMNALQVQQHTPAVRASNAIAILDEISQDPNMPPYTRVQIWNVLSILEMIKD comes from the coding sequence TTGGGCGCTCGTAAAAAGCGCTTAGAAGAATATGGAGAAAGGATTAAACAAGCGCTTGCTGTTCTAGGTAGGGTATCCGAGGATACAACTACTCCAAGAAATATCCGTCGGGCTGCTAAAGATGCAATGAATGCTCTCCAGGTACAACAACATACTCCAGCAGTTCGCGCTTCTAATGCAATCGCCATTCTTGACGAAATCTCGCAGGATCCTAACATGCCACCATATACACGTGTGCAAATTTGGAATGTTTTATCGATATTGGAAATGATTAAAGATTAA
- the tmk gene encoding dTMP kinase, with amino-acid sequence MRKNRFYGKLICLEGIDQAGKKSQTCILAEKLRQANYSVEVIAFPDYTTPLGREIQEYLKGIRLFNPQVRQMLYVANRLERLEDIIHWLKTGRIIIADRYTPSGLAYGLANGLNLKWMISLEHSLPSADLVIVLDISPETAFQRRELKGDIYEQDEDFLRRVRTAYLKLAKKFGWVIINGENPIEIVSEQVWKVVAKKLRIKG; translated from the coding sequence TTGCGTAAAAATCGCTTTTACGGAAAACTCATATGCCTCGAAGGAATCGATCAGGCAGGGAAAAAAAGCCAAACTTGCATACTTGCCGAGAAGTTGAGACAGGCGAATTATTCTGTTGAAGTAATAGCGTTCCCTGATTATACAACCCCCTTAGGACGCGAAATACAAGAATACCTTAAGGGTATTCGCCTGTTTAACCCACAAGTGAGGCAAATGCTCTATGTTGCAAACCGGCTAGAAAGACTAGAAGACATAATTCACTGGTTAAAAACTGGGAGAATTATCATAGCTGATCGATACACGCCGTCAGGATTAGCTTACGGCTTAGCAAATGGTCTTAATCTTAAATGGATGATTTCTCTGGAACATAGTTTGCCATCTGCCGACCTAGTTATAGTGCTCGATATATCACCTGAAACAGCCTTCCAACGGAGAGAATTAAAGGGAGATATTTACGAACAAGATGAAGATTTTTTACGGAGGGTCCGTACGGCATATCTTAAGTTAGCTAAAAAATTCGGTTGGGTTATAATTAATGGAGAAAACCCGATTGAGATTGTTTCAGAACAAGTTTGGAAGGTCGTGGCAAAGAAGTTGAGAATAAAGGGGTAG
- the prf1 gene encoding peptide chain release factor aRF-1, whose translation MSERSSLSLFRLKRLLEVLASKEGRGTELISLYVPPGKQISDVTTYLRQEYSTASNIKSRTTRKNVLDAIEKVTNRIKLFKEPPPNGLVVFCGAIPKGSPGTEEIEIYVVIPPEPINTFIYRCDNRFHLEYLEEMLKEKETYGILVIDGSGATYATLKGKRLEFVREITSGVPSKHRAGGQSARRFERLREVELNEFYKRAGEYANKIFLGTPDLKGVLIGGPGPTKYDFTDGDYLHYELKKKILAVVDTAYIGEQGIREITERSSEILRSVRYIEERNLVQQFLYELGHDTGLAMYGEAEIRSALNKGLVKILLVSEELDVIRVAIKCTSCGYIEQKTIRHVDLVKLEQELVGKSCPKCSTPSLRIENVKDLIDELAEIAEQTGANLEVISAETEEGQMLLKSFGGMAAILRYKAESI comes from the coding sequence GTGTCTGAACGTAGTTCGCTTTCACTTTTTCGACTCAAACGGTTACTTGAGGTGCTTGCTTCCAAAGAAGGTCGCGGAACCGAGTTAATTTCACTTTATGTCCCTCCGGGTAAGCAGATTAGCGATGTCACTACATATCTGCGCCAAGAGTATAGCACAGCTTCTAACATTAAATCGCGAACAACTCGGAAGAATGTTCTTGACGCGATTGAGAAGGTTACAAACCGTATCAAACTCTTCAAGGAGCCCCCGCCGAATGGATTGGTAGTTTTTTGCGGAGCAATTCCGAAGGGCAGTCCAGGAACCGAGGAAATTGAAATATATGTTGTGATCCCCCCTGAGCCTATTAACACTTTCATCTATCGTTGTGATAACCGGTTTCACTTAGAGTATCTGGAGGAGATGCTAAAGGAAAAGGAAACCTATGGAATACTAGTTATAGATGGAAGCGGAGCGACGTACGCTACACTGAAGGGTAAACGATTGGAGTTTGTCCGTGAAATCACTTCTGGGGTTCCATCGAAGCACAGGGCGGGTGGACAATCCGCAAGGCGTTTCGAACGGCTTAGAGAAGTAGAGTTAAATGAATTTTATAAACGCGCTGGAGAATACGCAAACAAAATATTCTTAGGAACTCCTGATTTGAAAGGAGTTCTTATCGGCGGTCCAGGCCCGACAAAATATGATTTCACAGACGGTGATTATCTTCACTACGAGTTGAAGAAGAAAATACTCGCAGTCGTTGATACGGCTTACATAGGGGAGCAGGGAATTCGTGAGATTACAGAGCGTTCATCAGAAATCCTTAGGAGTGTTCGCTACATTGAGGAGCGTAACCTCGTGCAGCAATTTCTTTACGAGCTGGGTCACGATACCGGTCTCGCAATGTACGGGGAAGCCGAAATACGGTCAGCCCTTAATAAGGGGCTGGTAAAAATTCTTCTCGTATCTGAAGAGTTGGATGTGATTCGTGTAGCTATTAAGTGCACGAGCTGTGGGTATATTGAGCAAAAAACGATACGGCATGTCGACTTAGTGAAACTTGAACAAGAACTCGTTGGCAAATCATGTCCAAAATGTTCAACTCCTAGTCTTAGAATCGAAAATGTCAAGGATTTAATCGATGAACTGGCAGAAATCGCTGAGCAAACTGGGGCTAATCTTGAAGTAATTTCCGCTGAAACTGAGGAAGGTCAAATGCTGCTAAAGAGTTTTGGTGGAATGGCTGCGATTTTAAGATATAAGGCTGAGTCAATTTAA
- a CDS encoding valine--tRNA ligase — translation MIKPLPKSYDFRTIEPKWQKKWEEEDIYRFDWNDKTKPTYSIDTPPPYPSGEFHMGNALNWCYFDFVARYKRMRGHNVYFPQGWDCHGLPTEVRAEKVFNIKKGDLPPGKFIELCIKLTTEYIEKMKTTMKKVGYSIDWHLEYRTMNPEYYRKTQLSFILLYKRGYLYRTEHPVNWCPRCETAIAEAEVEYVEKRGEMVYIKFATEVGNLLIATTRPELIPACVGIAVHPDDQRYVKYVGKMAEIPLFGRKVPVLTDENVDPKFGTGAVMICTFGDKTDVHWQKRYNLPVIKAIAENGLMTAAAGKYEGLTLEESKKAIIADLEKAGLIEKREPLSQRVGTCWRCHTPVEIISKLQWFMNTRALADEVVAWTERINWIPEFAKYRMLDWTRSLDWDWVISRQRIFATPIPVWYCRQCGNTVVAEETWLPIDPRTTKPKDLKCQKCGSNDFIGESDVMDTWMDSSITCAVHAGWPDNLENFHRLFPADLQPNGTDIIRTWDYYLMVRHLALFGQAPYKVVLINGMVRGTDGRMMHKSYGNYVEAQEVISKYGADALRQWAAGGGATGSDIPFRWEDVEYGWKFIIKLWNAARFASLQLRDYNPKVEKVELTLLDKWLISKLEETTKNVTEAFENFQFNLAIEAIRTFTWHILCDQYIETVKHRLYRPEQHGEKSRIAVQYTLYHAIHRVLQLLAPICPHITEELYQLIYAEEKGYTSIHLSPWPTVNEALIDKTVEEQGNLVITVIEEIRRAKAKNKLPLNAPIKRLEILAEDDKDAETLRRNANDIAGTCKIGELNISMGKEETGFPVEGYPTIRFLIEL, via the coding sequence GTGATTAAACCGCTTCCAAAGTCATATGACTTCCGAACAATTGAGCCGAAATGGCAGAAGAAATGGGAAGAAGAAGACATCTACAGATTCGATTGGAATGATAAAACCAAGCCAACCTACTCCATAGATACACCTCCACCTTACCCATCCGGCGAGTTTCATATGGGAAATGCTCTGAACTGGTGTTACTTTGACTTTGTAGCTCGTTATAAGCGAATGCGTGGACATAATGTTTATTTTCCTCAAGGCTGGGACTGCCATGGCTTACCAACAGAAGTACGCGCTGAAAAAGTATTCAACATAAAAAAGGGTGATTTACCCCCGGGAAAATTTATAGAACTGTGTATTAAGCTCACCACTGAGTATATCGAGAAAATGAAGACTACCATGAAAAAAGTCGGTTATTCAATCGATTGGCACCTAGAATATCGAACAATGAATCCTGAGTATTATCGAAAAACGCAGCTTTCATTCATCCTCCTATACAAGAGGGGGTACCTTTACAGAACTGAACATCCGGTCAATTGGTGTCCTCGATGTGAAACCGCTATAGCTGAGGCTGAGGTCGAGTACGTCGAAAAAAGGGGTGAAATGGTTTACATAAAATTTGCAACAGAAGTTGGAAACCTATTGATCGCGACAACTCGTCCAGAACTTATTCCCGCATGCGTTGGCATCGCAGTTCACCCCGATGACCAAAGATATGTAAAATATGTTGGGAAAATGGCGGAGATCCCCCTTTTCGGTAGAAAGGTTCCAGTTCTTACAGATGAAAACGTCGATCCGAAGTTTGGCACCGGAGCGGTAATGATTTGCACTTTCGGCGACAAGACTGATGTTCACTGGCAAAAACGGTATAACTTGCCAGTGATTAAGGCAATAGCTGAAAACGGCCTTATGACTGCCGCTGCGGGAAAATATGAGGGTCTAACCCTCGAGGAAAGTAAGAAAGCCATAATCGCTGACCTTGAAAAGGCTGGTTTGATTGAGAAAAGGGAGCCGCTTTCCCAAAGGGTAGGGACATGTTGGCGATGCCACACCCCGGTTGAGATTATTTCAAAACTTCAGTGGTTCATGAATACACGTGCTTTGGCGGATGAAGTGGTAGCGTGGACTGAAAGAATTAATTGGATACCCGAATTCGCGAAGTATCGTATGCTTGATTGGACTCGATCTTTAGATTGGGATTGGGTGATTTCACGTCAAAGAATTTTTGCCACTCCGATTCCAGTTTGGTATTGCAGGCAATGTGGAAATACAGTAGTTGCTGAAGAAACGTGGCTTCCTATCGACCCGAGAACGACGAAACCAAAAGATCTTAAGTGCCAGAAATGCGGCTCAAATGATTTTATCGGGGAGAGCGACGTTATGGATACTTGGATGGATTCTTCGATTACGTGCGCTGTCCACGCCGGATGGCCGGATAATCTTGAAAATTTCCATCGCTTATTCCCAGCTGACCTGCAACCTAATGGGACCGATATTATTCGCACTTGGGACTATTACCTGATGGTTCGGCACTTAGCTCTTTTCGGGCAGGCTCCCTACAAAGTTGTCCTAATCAACGGTATGGTTCGAGGTACAGATGGAAGAATGATGCATAAGTCTTATGGAAATTACGTTGAGGCACAAGAAGTAATCAGCAAATACGGCGCTGACGCCCTTCGGCAGTGGGCTGCCGGAGGAGGCGCGACTGGCTCAGACATTCCATTTAGATGGGAGGATGTCGAATATGGATGGAAATTCATCATAAAATTATGGAATGCTGCAAGATTCGCTAGCCTTCAATTGAGAGACTACAATCCAAAGGTTGAAAAAGTAGAACTTACTCTCCTAGATAAATGGCTTATCAGCAAACTTGAAGAAACAACAAAAAATGTTACGGAAGCATTTGAAAACTTTCAATTTAATCTTGCCATCGAAGCTATACGAACGTTCACTTGGCACATCCTTTGCGACCAATATATCGAAACTGTTAAACACCGATTATATCGTCCAGAACAACATGGAGAGAAAAGCCGAATAGCCGTTCAATACACGTTATACCACGCAATTCATAGGGTTCTTCAACTCCTAGCACCAATATGTCCACACATCACTGAAGAGCTCTATCAGTTAATTTACGCCGAAGAAAAAGGCTATACGAGCATTCATTTATCACCATGGCCAACAGTGAATGAGGCGCTTATCGATAAAACTGTTGAAGAGCAGGGAAATCTTGTGATTACGGTTATCGAAGAGATCCGGCGAGCAAAGGCCAAAAATAAATTACCATTAAACGCTCCGATTAAACGACTAGAGATCCTCGCCGAAGACGATAAAGATGCTGAAACTTTAAGAAGAAACGCAAATGATATTGCAGGCACGTGTAAAATTGGTGAGTTAAACATAAGCATGGGTAAAGAAGAAACAGGATTCCCGGTAGAAGGCTATCCCACTATTCGGTTCCTCATTGAACTTTAA
- a CDS encoding heavy-metal-associated domain-containing protein: MNSSIEKDISKVVFTVREINCKTCALAIEKQVKKLDGVKAVKTAIMLNKVIVEYDPLKIDISTIKRVVNKTGYSSYLTTAES; this comes from the coding sequence ATGAATTCATCCATTGAGAAGGACATTTCCAAGGTAGTCTTCACGGTGAGAGAAATTAATTGCAAGACCTGTGCCCTCGCAATAGAAAAACAAGTAAAGAAGTTAGATGGTGTGAAAGCCGTCAAGACTGCCATAATGCTGAACAAAGTCATTGTTGAGTATGACCCATTAAAAATCGATATTTCGACAATAAAGAGAGTAGTTAATAAAACCGGTTATTCCAGCTACTTGACCACTGCAGAAAGTTAA
- a CDS encoding DUF2116 family Zn-ribbon domain-containing protein has product MPEDKKYCSPECEKATKQRENVTKRTTRLFYLIFAVTMILVAIVILAGWPK; this is encoded by the coding sequence ATCCCTGAAGATAAGAAGTATTGTTCACCTGAGTGCGAAAAAGCAACTAAACAGCGAGAGAATGTAACTAAACGAACGACTCGCCTCTTCTACCTCATTTTTGCGGTTACAATGATACTTGTAGCTATCGTAATTCTCGCAGGGTGGCCCAAATGA
- a CDS encoding DEAD/DEAH box helicase has protein sequence MKVDFSNHPLIKKGVIEPRKYQIDIAKSCLSTNTLVCLPTGLGKTVIAALVLAERFRERPSGKCLILSPTRPLILQHCNTMLTILDIPSSEFCTLSGEISPTDRAELWMRCKVVFATPQALENDLVKGAINLNDVILIVFDEAHRAVGNYPYVFIAERYMQCGKDTLILGLTASPGSVKEKINELCRNLHIQHIEVRTERSPDVSPYIVPTQVEWHPVHLPPVFREIKQLLQSFLKEKLKLVKDYGFMKNIRGEDATLKVLLGVKDEIRKEINKTSTPSISLHTAFTNILLAIKVIHAEELLESQGLAALSNYFEKLKSLSMRPGAPKSVKTLLSDNRMKEAIELTNIALQEGLEHPKMDELVNVLKENLSLGRMRRAIIFTNYRETARTLTDLLNTINGIKAVRFVGQTNKPDDRGLTQNEQAKLLAEFKAGNFNILVATQVAEEGLDISECDVVVFYDNVPSAIRFIQRCGRTGRCQPGKIVILVARETKDEAYYYIAKARERRMREVLMEMQDALGMMKDERKQPKLETFIAPIEGREIRPITPLTVYVDSREGPSQVVKELMKIGVNAKLVTLAVGDYVVSERVAVERKTVDDFASSIIDRRLFQQLKELKEKYELPLLLIEGEELYSARNISSEAIRGAISSILVDFSIPIIWTKNSRDSALMLSTLARREQTQREVSIPIRSEKKPLTITEQQEYLIAGLPNINRTLAKRLLRHFGTAEKVFTASKDELKKVPGIGEKIASKIRTLLSEKYEEKT, from the coding sequence ATGAAAGTCGATTTTTCTAACCACCCGTTGATAAAAAAGGGTGTTATCGAACCGCGAAAATATCAAATCGACATCGCCAAATCTTGCCTTTCCACTAATACATTAGTATGTCTCCCGACGGGCTTGGGAAAAACCGTTATTGCGGCGTTGGTCCTCGCTGAAAGGTTTCGGGAGCGCCCAAGTGGAAAGTGCTTAATATTAAGTCCAACACGTCCATTGATTCTGCAACATTGCAATACTATGTTGACTATTTTAGATATTCCTTCATCTGAATTTTGCACACTTAGTGGTGAAATTTCACCAACCGATAGAGCGGAGCTCTGGATGCGTTGTAAAGTTGTCTTTGCAACTCCACAGGCTTTAGAAAACGATCTGGTTAAGGGTGCAATCAACCTCAACGATGTTATACTAATTGTTTTTGATGAAGCTCATCGCGCAGTCGGTAATTACCCATATGTATTTATAGCTGAACGTTACATGCAGTGCGGCAAAGACACCCTAATTCTCGGCTTAACTGCTTCACCGGGTTCGGTGAAAGAGAAAATTAACGAGCTCTGTCGCAATTTACACATCCAGCACATCGAAGTCAGAACAGAACGTAGCCCAGACGTGAGCCCCTATATAGTTCCAACACAGGTCGAATGGCATCCGGTTCACTTGCCGCCAGTGTTCAGGGAGATAAAGCAACTCCTCCAAAGTTTCTTGAAGGAGAAACTTAAGCTTGTAAAAGATTATGGTTTCATGAAAAATATTCGTGGTGAAGATGCAACGCTCAAAGTTCTTCTAGGAGTTAAAGATGAAATACGTAAGGAAATCAATAAAACCTCAACCCCGTCTATAAGCCTTCATACCGCGTTTACGAATATCCTCTTAGCGATCAAGGTTATTCATGCAGAAGAGTTACTAGAATCTCAAGGGTTAGCTGCATTAAGCAACTATTTTGAAAAACTTAAGTCTCTATCTATGAGACCAGGTGCACCGAAATCTGTTAAAACCTTACTTTCTGACAACCGAATGAAAGAGGCGATTGAACTTACGAATATCGCACTGCAGGAGGGACTTGAACATCCCAAGATGGATGAACTCGTTAATGTGCTAAAGGAAAATCTCAGCCTTGGGCGAATGAGACGCGCTATTATTTTCACAAATTACCGGGAGACGGCACGCACGTTAACAGATTTACTAAATACTATAAATGGAATTAAAGCTGTCAGATTCGTAGGACAAACCAACAAACCTGATGATCGAGGATTAACTCAAAATGAACAAGCAAAACTTTTAGCCGAGTTTAAGGCAGGCAACTTCAATATTTTAGTTGCAACACAGGTGGCAGAAGAAGGCTTAGATATCAGTGAATGTGACGTAGTGGTCTTCTACGATAACGTGCCGAGTGCCATTCGTTTCATACAACGCTGTGGAAGGACAGGTCGTTGTCAACCCGGAAAAATTGTAATTCTTGTGGCAAGGGAAACAAAGGATGAGGCGTATTACTACATTGCTAAGGCTCGCGAACGAAGAATGCGGGAGGTTTTAATGGAAATGCAAGATGCTTTAGGGATGATGAAGGACGAACGTAAACAGCCAAAGTTGGAAACATTCATTGCCCCAATTGAGGGCAGGGAAATCAGGCCCATAACCCCCTTAACTGTTTATGTTGATTCAAGAGAGGGGCCTTCGCAAGTAGTCAAAGAATTGATGAAAATTGGAGTCAATGCAAAATTGGTCACTTTAGCTGTTGGCGATTACGTAGTCTCCGAGCGCGTTGCAGTCGAGAGGAAGACAGTTGATGATTTTGCATCCTCTATCATCGATAGAAGACTGTTTCAACAGTTAAAGGAATTGAAGGAAAAATATGAATTGCCTCTACTTCTAATAGAAGGAGAAGAGCTATATTCGGCTAGAAATATCTCTTCGGAGGCAATTCGAGGAGCAATTTCAAGCATCTTAGTTGATTTTAGCATTCCGATTATATGGACTAAAAACTCAAGGGATTCAGCTCTAATGCTTTCAACTCTTGCGCGGAGAGAACAAACTCAGAGAGAAGTTAGTATTCCAATTCGAAGTGAGAAAAAACCACTTACGATAACTGAACAGCAGGAGTACCTAATTGCTGGACTACCTAACATTAATCGAACACTAGCGAAGAGGCTCCTTAGGCACTTTGGAACAGCAGAAAAAGTTTTCACCGCTTCTAAGGATGAACTTAAAAAAGTTCCAGGTATTGGGGAAAAAATTGCTAGCAAAATAAGGACACTGCTTTCAGAAAAATATGAAGAAAAAACTTAG
- a CDS encoding HD domain-containing protein, which produces MKTKRFWGFIKDPIFGYIHLTETEKKILDTLPLQRLRRIRQVAGSEYVYPSANHTRLEHSLGVMHLAGLLAENLPVNLQEDDIQSCRIAGLCHDVGHGPFSHVFEHILEKYYHQTHEDLTEWLIRESEISDVIRAEGFEPDRIGKLAVGKLKDREKPYLNQIIRSAVDSDKMDFLLRDSYHTGAEYGRVDIFRLIYTMDVLDNNLAVNLTALPTLEAFVIARVEAFRTIYFHRTGRAAQVMLARALEKAKEAGELEFKTVEDYLDLDDYTVWASLKKCPKCKHIVDALERRQLLKCCYERAFYVKDQLITSLLTDEGFRSNVAERIALKSNLNPEEVIIDVPSLPSVPYHLAQTRAMDIPLFSKTQDGRKIPRKVTDLSQIIEVLQGFMNIIRVYTKEKYREKVMTAAEEVLGRMPVSTEVSY; this is translated from the coding sequence ATGAAGACGAAGAGGTTTTGGGGTTTTATAAAGGATCCAATCTTTGGATATATTCACTTAACTGAGACTGAGAAAAAAATTTTAGATACACTCCCTTTGCAGCGTCTCAGGCGGATTAGGCAAGTAGCGGGATCAGAGTACGTATATCCAAGCGCGAATCATACGCGCCTAGAGCACTCATTAGGTGTTATGCATCTTGCTGGATTACTTGCTGAAAACTTACCAGTCAATCTTCAAGAAGATGATATACAATCTTGCCGAATAGCAGGACTTTGCCATGACGTGGGACATGGTCCTTTCTCGCATGTCTTCGAACATATTCTTGAAAAATACTATCATCAAACTCATGAAGATTTGACGGAGTGGTTGATTAGGGAGTCCGAAATTTCAGATGTCATTCGTGCCGAGGGGTTTGAGCCGGATAGAATTGGAAAGCTAGCAGTGGGGAAACTAAAAGATAGAGAAAAGCCCTATCTAAATCAAATAATTCGCAGCGCTGTTGACTCGGATAAAATGGATTTCCTACTACGTGACTCTTATCATACAGGGGCGGAATATGGGCGAGTTGACATTTTTCGCCTCATATATACAATGGATGTTCTTGATAACAACTTAGCTGTCAATTTAACTGCTTTACCAACTTTAGAGGCTTTTGTAATTGCACGCGTTGAAGCTTTTCGAACAATCTACTTCCATCGAACAGGTCGCGCTGCCCAAGTAATGTTGGCAAGGGCTTTGGAGAAAGCTAAAGAAGCTGGGGAACTTGAATTTAAAACAGTTGAAGACTATCTGGATCTTGATGACTACACAGTTTGGGCAAGCCTAAAGAAGTGCCCTAAGTGCAAACATATAGTGGATGCACTCGAAAGAAGGCAACTGCTAAAGTGTTGCTATGAGCGAGCGTTCTACGTTAAAGACCAGCTAATTACTAGCCTATTGACAGATGAAGGATTCCGAAGTAATGTTGCTGAGCGGATTGCCTTAAAATCTAACCTTAATCCCGAAGAAGTTATAATCGATGTTCCATCACTCCCCTCTGTACCCTATCATTTAGCTCAAACTAGAGCGATGGATATTCCATTGTTCTCTAAAACCCAAGATGGACGGAAAATCCCACGAAAAGTAACTGATCTTTCACAAATAATTGAGGTACTTCAGGGTTTCATGAATATCATTCGTGTGTATACAAAAGAAAAGTATCGAGAGAAAGTTATGACCGCTGCGGAGGAAGTGCTTGGAAGAATGCCAGTATCTACTGAAGTTTCATATTAA
- the pyrH gene encoding UMP kinase — MSRKSESELRSDTFDITHACKGATKPINRTHISIPVNFSSGDALIKTCDLKWLYEDKTLRVLIKIGGHLLGPGPDLEKVSAYANLLEKLQQMGHIIVAVIGGGENARKYINIARQLGAEEALCDQIGVEISRLNARLIIAKLGKHAYAEPPTNVHEFRQAFETGKIIVMGGLTPGHSTDAVAAIAAELIKADILIRATDVDGVYTADPKSDPTAKKLNRISPTQLLEMSLTGKCWAGEYELFDPLAVKIIERSKIPTWFVNGNKLKNIEAIIEGKKVGTLVL, encoded by the coding sequence TTGAGTCGAAAAAGTGAAAGCGAACTACGTTCAGACACGTTTGACATCACACATGCATGTAAAGGTGCAACAAAGCCTATAAATCGAACTCATATATCAATTCCGGTTAATTTTTCAAGTGGAGATGCGCTTATAAAAACATGCGACCTAAAATGGCTTTACGAGGATAAAACATTGAGGGTTCTAATAAAAATCGGTGGACATCTGCTTGGACCTGGGCCAGACTTGGAGAAGGTTTCTGCTTACGCCAATCTACTCGAGAAGCTGCAGCAAATGGGACATATAATTGTCGCTGTGATCGGGGGAGGAGAGAATGCGAGAAAATATATTAATATAGCACGACAACTTGGCGCCGAGGAAGCCCTGTGCGACCAGATAGGAGTTGAAATATCCCGGCTGAATGCCAGACTAATTATCGCTAAACTCGGTAAACATGCATATGCGGAGCCCCCAACAAATGTCCACGAGTTTAGGCAAGCGTTTGAAACTGGAAAGATTATCGTTATGGGTGGACTGACCCCTGGCCATTCAACTGATGCCGTGGCTGCGATTGCAGCAGAGTTAATTAAGGCAGATATTTTGATTCGAGCTACAGATGTCGACGGGGTCTACACGGCTGATCCTAAGAGCGACCCAACTGCAAAAAAGTTAAACAGAATCTCGCCTACGCAACTCTTAGAAATGTCATTAACTGGAAAGTGTTGGGCCGGTGAGTACGAGTTATTCGATCCGCTTGCAGTCAAAATCATCGAACGATCGAAAATTCCAACTTGGTTTGTTAATGGGAATAAGCTAAAAAACATTGAAGCAATTATTGAAGGGAAAAAAGTGGGAACATTAGTCCTATAA